CTGTACCTGGTCCTCTTCGTCCTCGCGGTCGGGGTGAGCATCCCGGTCGCGCTCGTCAGCTTCGTCGCAGTGATCGGCATCGGCAGCAGCGGGATGGCCGTCTCCCAGTTCCTCAACGTCCTGCTGATCGCGCCGTTCGCGATGTTCCAGCTCGCCGTCTTCGCGGTCGCGTTCCAGCAGCTCCGCGGCGACGAGGTGCCGGATCAAGGCGGCGCCGCAGCGAACGACGCGCCTCCCTCGCCCGTCTGACATCGCCGGCGCTGCGAGCGCCGCACACAGCCCTGAAAGCCTTACCCGCGCTCGGCGCGTACGCTCCGCTATGTCCACGACAGACTACGACCGGCCCGTCCCGCTCGATTCGAAGGACGACCTCGACGCCCTCGTCGCCGACCACGACCGCGTCCTCGTCGAGTTCCACACGGACGGGTGTTCCATCTGCGCCTCCCTGGAACCCGTGCTGGGCAACGTCGCCCGCGAGAGCGACGCCGTCGTCGCGACGATGAACCCCCGCGACGACCCCGTGCTGGTCGACGAGTACGACGTCCGGTCGGTTCCGAAGCTCCTGCTGTTCGTCGACGGCGAACTCCGCGAGACGCTCGAAGACGGGTTCGTCCCGACCGAAGACCTCCTCGAGTTCGTCGGCGACGTCTAGCGCTCGACCTCGCTCTCGCCGGCGTAGACGCGACCGCTCCGGGGGACCTCGCGGCGGTCACCGACGACTTCGAGGTCCGCCGTCGACTCGACGTCGGCCGCGGAGCGCCCGACCCGTAGCTCGTACTCGCCGGGCTCGACCACGAGGTCCATGTCGGCGTCGTGGTAGGCGAACTGGCCGGCGGCGACGGTGAAGGTGACCGTCGCGGACTCGCCGGGCTCGAGGTGGACCCGCTCGAAGCCCAGCAGCTCCTGGACCGGCCGGGCCTGGCGCGGGTAACGGTGGTGACCGTACAGCTGGACGACCTCGCTGCCGACGACGTCGCCGGCGTTCTCGACGGTGATCGACGCTTCGACGGTCCCCGCGGGACCGACTTCGCCGTCGGCGAGCTCGACGTCGCCGTACTCGAAGTCGGCGTAGCTCAGCCCGTGGCCGAAGGGATACAGCGGGTCGCTGTCGGCGTAGACGTGGTCTTCCTCGCGGCTGTTGGGCTTGCGCGAGTAGTAGACGGGGAGCTGACCGACCGACTTCGCGACGGAGACGGGCAGCCGACCGCTCGGGCTGTGCTCGCCCAGGAGGACGTCGGCGACGCCGTGGCCGCCCTCCTCGCCGGGCAGCCACGCGTGGAGGACGGCGGGCACGTGCTCGTCGATCCACTCGACGGCGTGGGGCTTGCCGCTGATCTGGACCACGACGACCGGCGTGTCCGTCTCGTGGAGCTCCTCGACCAGGTCCTGCTGGACGCCCGGTAGTCCGAGGTCGGTGACGTCGGCGCCCTCGCCGCTGGTGGGGACGTCGGGCTGGTCCTCGTGGTCGGCCTCGTCCTCGTCGGTGAGCGAGATGGCCGACCGCGCGCCGACGAAGGCGACCGCCACGTCGCTGTCCTCGGCGGCGGCGACGGCCTCGTCGAACCCGTCCGTCGCCGGGCCGGTCGTCGTGCAGCCCTCCGCGTAGGCGACGCGGTCCTCGCCGAGGCGCTCCTCGAAGGCGTCCCGGGGCGTGACGACCCGCCGGTTCGACTCCTTCTCGGGGTAGTGGGCGGCGTAGGCGTAGTCGCCGAGCTGGCCCTCGGGGGTGTCGGCCTTCGGACCGACGACGGCGACGGACTCGTCGCCGGAGAGGGGCAGCAGGTCGTCGTTCTTCAGCAGCGTCACGGACTCGCGGGCGAGGTCGCGGGCGTAGTCGCGGTCGGCGTCGGGGCCGAAGGCCTCGTCGGGCGAGGGTGGATCGACGGCCGCGTCGCCGCTCGCGTCGGGGTGATACTCCTCGAACAGCCCCTTCTCGACCTTCTGGCGGAGGACGCGCCGGGCCGCGGTCTCGACGGTCTCCCGGGCGAGGTCGCCGTCCTCGACGGCCTCGACGAGCAGCTGGTAGCACTCCCGCTGGGGCAGTTCGACGTCGATGCCGGCCTCGACGGCGCGGATTGCCGCCTCCTTCCGGTCGCGGGCGACGCCGTGTTCCTCCTGCAGGAAGCGGACGCTGAAGTAGTCCGAGACGACGGTGCCGTCGAAGTCCCACTCACCGCGGAGGATCCCGGTCAGCAGCGACTCGTCGGCGGCGCAGGGGATCCCGTCGACGTCGTGGTAGGCGTTCATCACCGACTCGGCGCCGGTCTCGCGGACGGCGACCTCGAAGGGGAACAGGTGGACCTCGCGCAGTTCGCGCTCGCCGATCTGTACCGAGGAGCGGTTCTTGCCGCCCTCGCCGACGGCGTGGCCGACGAAGTGCTTGACCGTCGCCGAGACGCCCTCGGCGGGGCTCTCGCCCTGGAGGCCGCGCACGTAGGCGCTGGCCATCTCGGCGACCAGCAGCGGGTCCTCGCCGAAGGACTCCTCCGTGCGGCCCCACCGCGGGTCGCGGGCCACGTCCAGCACCGGGGAGAGGGCGTGGCGGCAGCCGATGGAAAGTAACTGCTCGCGGATACGGGCCGTCATCCCTTCGACGAGGTCGGGGTTCCACGTGCTGGCCAGGCCCATGCCCTGGGGGTACGTGGTCCCGTCCGGGCCCATGTAGCCGCTGAGACACTCCTCGTGGGGGACCGCGGGGATCCCGAGGCGCGTCTCCTCGACGAGCATCTCCTGGAGTTCCTCGGTCACCTCGAGGGCACGCTCGGGTTCGAGGCCGCCGCCGCCGCCCAGGCGGGTGAAGTGGCCGACGCCGCCGGCCAGGAGGTCCCGGGCGGTCTCGTGGTCGATGTCGCCCTCGTCGTCGAGCAGCTCGTCGGGGTCGTCGGCCTCGCCGGTCAGCGGGCTGGCGGGGACCGAGGTCAGCTGTGCGAC
This genomic interval from Halomicrobium urmianum contains the following:
- a CDS encoding thioredoxin family protein gives rise to the protein MSTTDYDRPVPLDSKDDLDALVADHDRVLVEFHTDGCSICASLEPVLGNVARESDAVVATMNPRDDPVLVDEYDVRSVPKLLLFVDGELRETLEDGFVPTEDLLEFVGDV
- a CDS encoding glycoside hydrolase family 3 N-terminal domain-containing protein, whose product is MTLEETVAQLTSVPASPLTGEADDPDELLDDEGDIDHETARDLLAGGVGHFTRLGGGGGLEPERALEVTEELQEMLVEETRLGIPAVPHEECLSGYMGPDGTTYPQGMGLASTWNPDLVEGMTARIREQLLSIGCRHALSPVLDVARDPRWGRTEESFGEDPLLVAEMASAYVRGLQGESPAEGVSATVKHFVGHAVGEGGKNRSSVQIGERELREVHLFPFEVAVRETGAESVMNAYHDVDGIPCAADESLLTGILRGEWDFDGTVVSDYFSVRFLQEEHGVARDRKEAAIRAVEAGIDVELPQRECYQLLVEAVEDGDLARETVETAARRVLRQKVEKGLFEEYHPDASGDAAVDPPSPDEAFGPDADRDYARDLARESVTLLKNDDLLPLSGDESVAVVGPKADTPEGQLGDYAYAAHYPEKESNRRVVTPRDAFEERLGEDRVAYAEGCTTTGPATDGFDEAVAAAEDSDVAVAFVGARSAISLTDEDEADHEDQPDVPTSGEGADVTDLGLPGVQQDLVEELHETDTPVVVVQISGKPHAVEWIDEHVPAVLHAWLPGEEGGHGVADVLLGEHSPSGRLPVSVAKSVGQLPVYYSRKPNSREEDHVYADSDPLYPFGHGLSYADFEYGDVELADGEVGPAGTVEASITVENAGDVVGSEVVQLYGHHRYPRQARPVQELLGFERVHLEPGESATVTFTVAAGQFAYHDADMDLVVEPGEYELRVGRSAADVESTADLEVVGDRREVPRSGRVYAGESEVER